From Cercospora beticola chromosome 6, complete sequence, a single genomic window includes:
- a CDS encoding uncharacterized protein (antiSMASH:Cluster_2) — translation MSDKVPPQLDFRLYTTGSSQERERFCQELQTALQRWGFVSLFNYGISPHEIHEVFDYSRRFFSLTEAEKLTAPHPPVPNPHRGYSFVGQEFTSGLSRTRELEARQGRRLKDLKETFDWGSIHDSLYPSVWPDANLVPGFREVLERHFAQAHELHLSVLRALAECIDAPPETFLGAHQHNDSEARLAHYPPVAAGDLGGANGTSRICEHTDSGSVTLLWQDDVGGLEIEDPVTRQFIAVSNPAPAVLVNLGDAMERWSNGLLPAAYHRVGKPSPVDASTGEIPERFSVMYFGKPDRDAGLAPLSPFVSASRPARFAPVTGDELNQGTLLRTYEPNHQGSDGSEESG, via the coding sequence ATGAGCGACAAGGTGCCCCCACAGCTGGATTTCCGGTTATACACTACGGGCAGCAGCCAAGAACGAGAACGATTCTGTCAGGAGCTTCAGACCGCACTGCAGCGCTGGGGTTTTGTTAGTCTATTCAACTATGGTATCTCACCGCATGAGATACACGAAGTCTTCGACTACAGCCGCCGATTCTTCTCTTTGACAGAAGCGGAGAAACTTACAGCACCTCATCCTCCCGTGCCAAATCCGCACCGAGGATACAGCTTTGTTGGCCAGGAGTTCACATCTGGTCTCAGTCGTACACGGGAATTGGAGGCGCGTCAAGGTCGCCGCTTGAAAGATTTGAAAGAGACCTTTGATTGGGGCTCGATCCACGATTCACTCTACCCAAGTGTGTGGCCAGACGCAAATCTGGTGCCAGGGTTTCGCGAGGTGTTGGAGAGGCACTTCGCGCAAGCACATGAACTCCATCTGAGTGTTCTACGCGCTCTTGCCGAGTGTATCGACGCTCCACCGGAAACATTCCTGGGAGCGCATCAGCATAATGACAGCGAAGCGCGACTCGCTCACTATCCTCCCGTCGCTGCCGGTGATCTCGGTGGTGCGAACGGAACCAGCAGGATCTGTGAGCACACCGATTCGGGCTCTGTGACTCTTCTCTGGCAGGACGATGTGGGTGGTCTGGAGATTGAGGACCCTGTCACGCGGCAATTCATTGCAGTGTCGAACCCGGCACCAGCTGTGCTTGTCAATCTCGGAGACGCGATGGAACGTTGGAGCAATGGACTCTTGCCCGCGGCATATCATCGCGTGGGGAAGCCATCTCCTGTCGACGCTTCCACGGGAGAGATCCCAGAGCGCTTCTCGGTCATGTATTTTGGCAAGCCTGATCGGGACGCCGGTCTAGCGCCACTATCGCCATTCGTAAGCGCCAGCCGACCTGCCAGATTTGCTCCGGTGACTGGGGACGAACTGAATCAGGGAACTTTGCTTCGCACATACGAGCCGAATCATCAAGGAAGCGATGGAAGCGAAGAGTCGGGATGA
- a CDS encoding uncharacterized protein (antiSMASH:Cluster_2), protein MADATIAATSANEISRNDSEATTQQSIEATHNDDLPRRADRLTLPIVLVLVVGGLERAAFYAVSTPWQNYMQNHADSRSPPGALGLGQSTATAVSNAYMVFSSLTPVPFAIVADLWLGRYYTLLLSLSLIAVGCAVQLVSSIPAFVQSVGLPGLGVTMILIGLGTGGVKATFPPFLAEQHQSEELRCAQQANGKKVVIDSRLTLQLIYNVYYAVINLACLSVVPTTLLEKKRGFWAAYTLATACSLVAVVFLIGASFRLVKVTPGENILVPAARVLSCAIRNGFNLEKAKSPYQLARHNKTPLYDDSFVDEVKATVHTCRVLLSFAIFYLCANQMNNNLVSQAGQMQLSGVPNDMIPVFASIACVLLAPVLQVLWSFLARHKITFSAISLIEVSFVLCAVAIALAAVTQHLIYTSPPCYDRPRTCEPGGKPNRISVWVQIPTYVVAALAETIGFVTASEYAYRHSPKNARSMIQAFSQLAAALGSMLGLATSPAAQDPWLVFYYAALAGGMVLAAVIFWWFFRKDRQEQSP, encoded by the exons ATGGCGGACGCAACGATTGCTGCAACATCAGCCAATGAGATCTCTCGCAATGATTCGGAAGCTACTACACAGCAATCGATCGAGGCCACGCACAACGATGATCTACCCCGGCGAGCGGATCGTCTTACGCTGCCAATCGTCCTGGTTCTTGTCGTTGGCGGCCTTGAAAGGGCAGCATTCTACGCGGTTTCGACTCCATGGC AGAACTACATGCAGAATCACGCTGATTCTCGTTCTCCTCCCGGAGCTCTAGGCCTTGGACAGTCTACAGCTACGGCGGTCAGCAACGCGTACATGgtcttctcctctttgaCACCTGTCCCGTTCGCGATTGTTGCAGATCTGTGGTTAGGCAGGTATTACACTTTGCTGTTAAGTTTGAG CCTCATCGCTGTCGGATGCGCTGTGCAGCTAGTGAGTTCTATCCCTGCTTTCGTCCAGAGCGTAGGATTGCCTGGCCTCGGGGTGACCATGATCCTCATAGGACTTGGGACAGGAGGTGTCAAGGCGACATTTCCTCCCTTCCTGGCGGAGCAACACCAGAGTGAAGAACTGCGATGCGCACAGCAAGCGAATGGGAAAAAAGTGGTAATTGACTCTCGTCTTACTTTGCAGCTTATCTACAATGTTTACTATGC GGTCATCAATCTGGCTTGCCTTTCTGTCGTGCCAACAACCCTTCTTGAGAAGAAAAGGGGCTTCTGGGCGGCCTACACTCTCGCCACAGCATGTAGCTTAGTGGCCGTTGTCTTCCTCATTGGGGCTTCGTTCCGTTTGG TGAAAGTGACTCCTGGCGAGAACATCTTGGTTCCTGCGGCCAGGGTTCTATCTTGTGCCATACGGAACGGCTTCAATCTCGAGAAGGCAAAGAGCCCATACCAGCTAGCCCGGCACAACAAGACTCCTTTGTACGACGATTCATTCGTTGACGAGGTCAAGGCGACAGTACACACGTGCCGAGTGCT ACTTTCGTTTGCCATCTTCTACCTCTGCGCCAACCAGATGAACAACAATCTTGTATCTCAGGCCGGGCAGATGCAGCTCTCTGGTGTCCCAAACGATATGATTCCGGTCTTTGCGTCCATAGCCTGTGTGCTGCTCGCCCCAGTCTTGCAAGTTCTATGGAGTTTTCTCGCCCGTCACAAGATCACTTTCAGCGCTATCTCGCTGATCGAGGTGTCATTTGTCCTCTGCGCCGTCGCAATTGCCCTGGCCGCCGTGACTCAGCATCTAATCTACACATCTCCGCCATGCTACGATCGACCAAGAACATGCGAGCCGGGCGGGAAGCCGAATCGTATTAGTGTCTGGGTGCAGATACCTACCTACGTCGTCGCAGCACTGGCAGAGACCATAGGATTTGTCACAGCCAGTGAGTACGCGTATCGGCACTCGCCAAAGAACGCAAGGAGCATGATTCAAGCATTCTCGCAGCTAGCGGCCGCTCTGGGTAGCATGCTTGGTCTGGCAACCAGTCCCGCAGCACAAGATCCTTGGCTCGTCTTTTACTACGCAGCATTGGCAGGAGGCATGGTTCTGGCAGCTGTTATCTTTTGGTGGTTCTTTCGTAAGGACAGGCAGGAACAGAGCCCGTAG
- a CDS encoding uncharacterized protein (SMCOG1121:dioxygenase, TauD/TfdA~antiSMASH:Cluster_2) has product MTYQLAVTSVLSSFVAQTYHMAPAAFQTPVEPCGALDAITFDDVTPAIGREYVNVNIVEDILNAQDANKRLRDLAYAISARGVVFFRKQDNLTNKLQKDFIQRLGEAVGKPKDSSLHIHPVLNDTSDLGQGDPQISHISSVQRDEFLKHLDRKDKWQYRAAEWHSDVQFERVPPDYTSLRVTQLPSNGGDTLWASGYEIYDRFSPAYQKFFETLTTTFSGEGYNKMAAADPENVKIHRDARGHPLNTAMSSVHPVVRTNPVTGWKSIFSIGPFPTRVNELTSLESQELLAKFMRMITENHDLTVRFKWKNPNDIAIWDNRSTFHTPTFDYEGLGERYGNRAVGIGEEPYFDPNSKSRAEDLAAQV; this is encoded by the exons ATGACCTACCAACTCGCTGTAACGTCAGTCTTGTCATCTTTCGTTGCGCAAACTTACCACATGGCGCCAGCAGCTTTCCAGACACCGGTTGAGCCCTGCGGCGCTCTCGATGCTATCACGTTTGACGATGTTACGCCTGCAATCGGACGAGAATACGTTAATGTCAATATCGTAGAGGACATCTTGAACGCACAAGATGCTAACAAAAGACTCCGTGACCTGGCATATGCGA TTTCCGCCAGAGGAGTCGTGTTCTTTCGCAAACAAGACAATCTCACAAATAAGCTTCAGAAAGACTTTATCCAGCGCTTAGGAGAAGCAGTCGGGAAGCCAAAAGACTCCAGCCTCCACATCCATCCGGTGCTTAACGACACCTCCGATCTAGGCCAAGGCGATCCGCAAATCTCTCATATCAGCTCGGTGCAGAGGGACGAGTTCCTGAAACACTTAGACAGGAAGGACAAGTGGCAGTATCGTGCCGCTGAGTGGCACTCGGACGTTCAATTCGAGCGTGTTCCTCCAGATTACACCTCTTTGCGAGTAACTCAGCTTCCTTCGAATGGCGGAGACACGCTCTGGGCTTCCGGTTATGAGATTTACGATCGGTTCTCACCAGCATATCAGAAGTTCTTTGAGACCTTGACTACAACTTTCAGTGGAGAAGGATACAACAAGATGGCGGCCGCAGATCCAGAGAACGTCAAGATTCACCGCGATGCACGAGGCCACCCACTGAACACCGCGATGAGCTCTGTCCACCCAGTCGTTCGTACGAATCCGGTGACAGGATGGAAGAGCATCTTCTCAATAGGTCCATTCCCCACGAGAGTCAACGAACTCACGTCGCTAGAATCTCAGGAATTGCTGGCGAAATTTATGCGGATGATTACCGAGAATCATGACCTGACCGTGCGTTTCAAATGGAAGAATCCAAACGATATTGCTATCTGGGATAACAG ATCAACGTTCCACACTCCAACATTTGATTACGAGGGGTTGGGTGAGCGCTATGGGAATCGTGCGGTCGGTATCGGTGAAGAACCGTACTTTGATCCTAATAGCAAGTCGAGAGCTGAAGACCTCGCTGCGCAGGTGtaa
- a CDS encoding uncharacterized protein (antiSMASH:Cluster_2), translating to MKIAEKLPQELLDDIRAHLTGDIVGNNAEIMQKVRDGISIQLHIDGIEAQMNTLFNNVNKSNKYFWPALVKLGLALTARPTSYSHRSYKELELKLQYSYEAWEETPRAIEWVRQKLKK from the coding sequence ATGAAGATTGCGGAGAAACTGCCTCAGGAACTGCTTGATGATATCCGCGCTCACTTGACGGGCGATATTGTTGGAAATAATGCAGAGATCATGCAGAAAGTCCGAGACGGAATCAGCATCCAGCTACACATCGATGGCATAGAAGCACAAATGAACACTTTGTTCAACAACGTTAACAAGTCTAACAAGTACTTTTGGCCGGCACTCGTGAAACTAGGCTTAGCTTTGACCGCAAGGCCAACGTCTTACAGCCATAGATCGTATAAGGAACTGGAGCTGAAGCTTCAGTATTCGTACGAGGCTTGGGAGGAGACTCCTAGGGCGATTGAGTGGGTGCGACAGAAACTCAAGAAGTAG
- a CDS encoding uncharacterized protein (antiSMASH:Cluster_2): MTVSKLLDAQCNHCKTAAGNLSTCAGCKVVKYCCKEHQAADWPTHKAQCTPVKKARAHFEKEETELRNFPGDFICPANPLEEPEPHFWGWLETRPYMRARYGLLDALRKIKTRDAVQAAHDHVKECLRLCRSDNMGVRVMAPALMLRLGRDQEAYDFWRRS; this comes from the exons ATGACTGTGTCCAAATTGCTCGATGCGCAGTGCAATCACTGCAAAACTGCGGCCGGAAATCTGTCGACATGCGCCGGCTGCAAGGTCGTGAAATACTGCTGCAAG GAACATCAAGCGGCAGACTGGCCGACCCATAAGGCACAATGTACACCTGTGAAAAAGGCTCGTGCACATTTTGAGAAAGAAGAGACGGAACTTCGCAACTTCCCCGGAGATTTCATATGCCCAGCGAACCCATTGGAAGAACCCGAGCCTCACTTCTGGGGCTGGCTCGAGACGCGTCCGTACATGCGTGCTCGTTACGGCTTGCTAGATGCTCTTCGCAAGATCAAGACCCGAGACGCGGTGCAAGCTGCCCATGACCATGTCAAAGAGTGCCTCCGACTCTGCCGTAGCGATAATATGGGTGTCCGAGTTATGGCTCCCGCGCTCATGCTACGTCTGGGGCGCGATCAAGAGGCTTACGACTTCTGGAGAAGATCCTGA
- a CDS encoding uncharacterized protein (antiSMASH:Cluster_2~CAZy:GH79) produces MRQRRELPVLTLACTFTAHRTSASLSKLNIPQCGDGASIKHAPTYSSFSFEPAFWVEFFGNASSPNSFTFNAIDILHEHGGRPSIRPGGITMDSMIFEPNASDPVRTTNEKGGVYRTTVGSAYYESWSNFPGGTEFVSTLNFGNESLDIARDMAVASIKYQPDLVKYFELGNEPTNYDPDRWANSTENYVKQWQEYTSAIDAAVDAEAGQAISSRLGTGRWWASSATTDETPLHVRPADIIPAGIDSQKQVSEYSIHSYAFATCDPERLALATIPNILNHTGLREYADTEIVPSANAALAAGQPWIIGEFNSIACSGNPNVSDTFAQALWEVDTELIYAVRNASACYLHQGATLVFQSNQQSNTAGDDGSPGFSTYSMLYPITSSKRGPQRVNPGFVGLVFLAEAFAREGTRVTALDTPEGLSEDHFSAYAFYSGEQDKLSKLALINMRPFYANWTEDYTVSFNVFEGQQAKRGGYGRRYGGHRARAWVKRMTAPYVDEKDSDKVTWAGQSFRNATASGNVEIEEVGADGVVSVRGSEAVLVFYDRGDVYGLSAADDKHEGFWQKWSKWW; encoded by the coding sequence ATGAGGCAACGAAGAGAATTGCCAGTACTGACACTCGCATGCACATTTACAGCTCACCGAACATCTGCCAGCCTGTCCAAACTCAACATTCCACAATGTGGTGATGGAGCCAGCATCAAGCATGCCCCGACatactcttctttctctttcgaGCCAGCTTTCTGGGTCGAGTTCTTTGGCAACGCGTCCAGTCCTAACAGTTTCACCTTCAACGCGATTGACATTCTCCATGAGCATGGCGGAAGACCAAGCATTCGTCCTGGCGGAATCACAATGGATTCGATGATATTCGAGCCAAATGCAAGCGACCCAGTCCGCACAACGAATGAGAAGGGCGGCGTGTATCGCACGACTGTGGGCTCTGCATACTACGAAAGCTGGTCGAACTTTCCCGGAGGAACAGAATTCGTGTCGACACTCAACTTTGGCAACGAGAGTCTCGATATCGCTCGAGACATGGCGGTAGCGTCGATCAAATACCAGCCCGACCTGGTGAAGTACTTCGAGCTCGGCAACGAGCCCACAAACTACGATCCAGACCGATGGGCGAACAGCACCGAGAACTATGTCAAGCAATGGCAAGAATACACTTCTGCCATCGATGCCGCAGTGGACGCGGAAGCTGGCCAGGCTATCTCATCTCGGCTAGGAACAGGACGTTGGTGGGCATCATCCGCCACAACAGACGAAACACCTCTCCACGTTCGCCCAGCAGACATCATCCCCGCCGGGATCGACTCGCAGAAGCAAGTCTCTGAGTACAGCATCCACAGCTATGCCTTCGCAACATGCGACCCAGAACGTCTCGCCCTCGCCACAATCCCGAATATCCTCAACCACACCGGCCTAAGAGAGTACGCCGACACCGAGATCGTGCCCTCTGCGAACGCTGCCCTCGCCGCCGGGCAGCCTTGGATCATCGGAGAATTCAACAGTATCGCATGCTCTGGCAACCCCAATGTCAGTGATACCTTCGCTCAAGCACTCTGGGAAGTCGACACCGAACTCATCTACGCCGTACGCAATGCCTCTGCATGCTACCTGCACCAAGGCGCCACACTCGTCTTCCAGAGTAATCAACAAAGTAATACCGCTGGAGATGACGGGAGTCCAGGCTTCTCGACTTATAGCATGCTCTACCCAATCACATCATCCAAACGTGGTCCACAGCGCGTCAACCCGGGATTCGTGGGCTTGGTCTTTCTCGCTGAAGCTTTCGCTCGAGAAGGAACGCGAGTAACCGCGTTGGATACTCCAGAAGGTCTGAGCGAGGACCATTTCTCAGCGTATGCCTTCTATTCTGGCGAGCAAGACAAGCTGAGCAAATTAGCCTTGATCAATATGAGACCGTTCTATGCCAATTGGACAGAAGACTATACCGTAAGCTTCAATGTCTTTGAGGGGCAGCAGGCCAAAAGGGGAGGATATGGACGCAGATATGGTGGTCATCGTGCTCGAGCTTGGGTCAAGCGTATGACAGCTCCGTATGTTGATGAGAAGGACTCTGATAAGGTGACGTGGGCGGGGCAGTCCTTCAGAAACGCTACTGCGAGTGGAAATGTGGAGATCGAGGAGGTCGGAGCAGATGGTGTGGTGAGCGTCCGAGGCAGTGAGGCGGTGTTGGTCTTCTACGACAGAGGTGATGTCTATGGTCTGTCAGCAGCCGATGATAAGCACGAAGGCTTTTGGCAGAAGTGGTCGAAGTGGTGGTAA
- a CDS encoding uncharacterized protein (antiSMASH:Cluster_2) has translation MHYRSWRGVGLLTAPIAVLLAYFLLSLAQHHSDATMSFRLATTPLLLSRLLPASVTRTNSSSFLVPAAASLLQKAFFLPTTIPSSTSAPFSKNSFSTTSSNMASTKLSLSEAISHRRTIYQLTKESTISDDRLKEIVSQAILDVPSSFNSQSTRLIVLVKEKHDQYWQIVEDALRAIVPADSWASTEGRIKMFKNAYGTILFYEDREVVKGLQTKLPIYADKFPQWADHTSAMHQYALWVALEAEGLGANLQHYNPLPDQKVSEQFGVPLEWSHVAQLVFGKPAEGAREGLQKKDQKPVEERVQWHGF, from the exons ATGCACTACCGCTCGTGGAGGGGCGTCGGTCTTCTTACTGCTCCAATCGCAGTTCTGCTTGCCTACTTCTTGTTGTCGTTAGCTCAGCACCATTCCGACGCAACTATGTCTTTCCGACTTGCGACTACCCCACTGCTGCTCAGCAGACTTCTACCGGCTTCGGTCACGAGAACTAACAGTAGTAGCTTCCTTGTCCCTGCCGCGGCTTCGTTGTTACAAAAGGCTTTCTTCCTCCCTACGACTATTCCCTCATCCACTTCTGCTCCATTCTCGAAGAACTCTTTCAGCACTACCTCATCAAACATGGCCTCCACCAAGCTCTCCCTCAGCGAGGCTATCTCCCACCGCCGCACCATCTACCAACTCACCAAGGAGTCTACCATCTCCGATGACCGCCTGAAGGAGATTGTCTCGCAGGCCATCCTCGATGTGCCTTCGAGCTTCAACTCCCAATCTACCAGACTCATTGTCTTGGTGAAAGAGAAGCACGACCAATATTGGCAAATCGTGGAGGATGCTCTGAGAGCTATTGTCCCAGCCGATTCGTGGGCAAGCACAGAGGGCAGAATCAAGATGTTCAAGAATGCATACGGAACT ATCCTGTTCTACGAAGACCGCGAAGTCGTCAAAGGCCTCCAAACCAAACTCCCCATCTACGCCGATAAATTCCCTCAATGGGCCGACCACACTAGCGCCATGCACCAATACGCTCTCTGGGTTGCATTGGAGGCTGAAGGGCTGGGAGCGAACTTGCAGCATTATAACCCACTGCCAGATCAGAAGGTCTCGGAGCAGTTTGGTGTTCCGCTTGAGTGGAGTCATGTGGCACAATTGGTCTTTGGAAAGCCGGCGGAGGGTGCACGAGAGGGACTCCAGAAGAAAGACCAGAAACCTGTGGAGGAGAGGGTGCAGTGGCATGGATTTTAG
- a CDS encoding uncharacterized protein (antiSMASH:Cluster_2), whose product MDKSRSFSFLKLDRMKVQPPITTNSVKNFDPKVIQSDAENTSITVHSTFPDFARRFVTHKIQHGSTIEKALYRDMTWPALTRRLIEKRPLVFMGASDHTRLRNGRYISGNANLEWDRNGTDEQHLNKVLQIEDYLTYDEIMLGSLIGVSGPSYFINQGGRYNSGKLQQKDTFEERGIIIGLVGPRFERDDRMDSAFMYDPVSKPRMHPQLHFIFRDALDQHHNHGLDPKHTVTDYYYLRIFYTASLLFHEANRRAKSDTRRRHAHVYVVGLGLGVWAPVDRDVTELYMNAFTMAIRRLPKDHKIATVEFAYISGFQDAEKQKSIQSIGQAVSVDVRFTKRDPAELLKGDDSGKLLVLSYAWDGNSFPGNEYWDGSLSASGDPAAACMSTISQLHNPITNPGLLEKWVQVVE is encoded by the exons ATGGACAAGTCTCGAAGTTTCAGCTTCCTGAAGCTAGATCGCATGAAAGTACAGCCACCGATAACCACCAACTCCGTCAAGAACTTCGACCCGAAAGTCATTCAATCCGACGCAGAAAACACTTCCATCACCGTGCACTCCACCTTTCCAGACTTCGCACGTCGCTTTGTCACGCACAAGATTCAGCATGGCTCAACGATCGAGAAAGCATTATATCGTGATATGACGTGGCCGGCTCTCACGCGAAGACTCATCGAGAAGCGGCCTTTGGTCTTTATGGGAGCTTCGGATCACACAAGACTTCGAAATGGCAGATATATTTCTGGAAACGCGAATTTGGAATGGGACCGGAATGGTACTGATGAGCAGCACTTGAATAAGGTTTTGCAAATTGAGGACTATCTGACTTACGATGAAATAATGCTTGGGTCTTTGATTGGTGTTTCTGGACCTTCGTATTTCATTAATCAGGGTGGGAGGTATAACAGTGGGAAGTTGCAACAGAAGGATACGTTTGAGGAGAGAG gcatcatcatcggacTTGTGGGACCACGATTCGAAAGAGATGATCGCATGGACTCGGCTTTCATGTATGACCCGGTCAGCAAACCTAGAATGCACCCTCAGTTGCACTTCATATTCCGCGATGCACTGGATCAGCACCACAATCACGGTCTGGATCCGAAGCATACCGTGACCGACTATTATTATCTACGAATCTTCTACACAGCCTCATTGCTGTTCCACGAGGCCAATCGTCGAGCCAAATCCGATACAAGACGCCGCCACGCACATGTGTACGTTGTTGGCTTGGGCCTTGGAGTCTGGGCACCAGTAGATCGAGATGTGACAGAGCTCTATATGAACGCTTTCACTATGGCCATTCGTCGACTGCCAAAGGACCACAAGATCGCAACTGTTGAGTTTGCGTACATCTCTGGGTTCCAGGACGCGGAGAAACAAAAGAGCATACAATCCATTGGGCAAGCAGTGAGTGTCGATGTTCGTTTCACCAAGAGAGATCCTGCGGAGTTGTTGAAAGGTGACGATTCTGGCAAGCTTCTCGTGTTGAGTTATGCTTGGGATGGAAACTCCTTCCCAGGGAACGAGTACTGGGATGGCAGTCTGAGCGCATCCGGCGATCCTGCAGCTGCTTGCATGAGTACTATCTCGCAACTGCATAATCCCATCACGAATCCAGGGCTTTTGGAGAAGTGGGTTCAGGTGGTCGAATAG
- a CDS encoding uncharacterized protein (SMCOG1199:NmrA family protein~antiSMASH:Cluster_2), with amino-acid sequence MAYQNIAIAGATGSLGPSITRALIDAGFNVTALSLSGKTDSLPTQIKTVKVDCSSHEALVKILTGHDALISLIPTPWEQPALVDAAIAAGVKFFIPSEFGADITGNAHAAALPLAKGKPETLDYLRSHRDQISYVSIVTGLFFDWALQNSFLASLEGGLTRVFDGGDLPVATTTYADIAKTIVAALENPEAFKNRPVYLRSATVTQNQLLAIAQKKKPGVQFEREDVRTADIERDASERLAKGDMSAMLGFVAAAVFNPIYGSTKSAEDDNKLVGIKEMTPEQVEAFVERFM; translated from the coding sequence ATGGCTTACCAGAACATTGCAATTGCCGGCGCCACTGGCAGCTTGGGCCCCTCGATCACTCGCGCTCTCATTGATGCCGGATTCAATGTGACCGCGCTTTCACTCAGCGGCAAGACCGACAGCCTCCCTACCCAAATCAAAACGGTCAAAGTTGATTGCAGCTCCCACGAAGCACTGGTCAAGATCCTCACCGGGCACGATGCCCTGATTTCCCTCATTCCTACACCTTGGGAGCAGCCAGCCCTCGTTGATGCCGCGATTGCTGCTGGTGTCAAGTTCTTCATCCCGAGCGAATTCGGCGCCGACATCACCGGCAACGCTCACGCCGCCGCTCTGCCCCTCGCCAAAGGCAAGCCGGAGACACTGGACTACCTCCGCAGCCATCGAGACCAGATCTCCTATGTCTCCATCGTTACCGGCCTCTTCTTCGATTGGGCCCTCCAGAACAGCTTCTTGGCAAGCCTGGAAGGCGGCCTGACTCGTGTCTTTGACGGCGGCGACCTTCCTGTGGCTACTACGACCTACGCTGACATCGCAAAGACGattgttgctgctcttgAGAACCCAGAAGCTTTCAAGAATCGACCCGTCTACTTGCGGAGCGCGACGGTCACTCAAAACCAGCTGCTCGCTATcgcacagaagaagaagcctggaGTGCAGTTTGAGCGGGAGGATGTTCGCACTGCAGATATAGAAAGGGACGCGTCTGAAAGATTGGCAAAGGGTGATATGTCGGCTATGCTAGGCTTTGTCGCTGCAGCGGTTTTCAATCCCATCTATGGCAGCACGAAGAGTGCAGAGGACGATAACAAGCTTGTGGGAATCAAGGAGATGACGCCGGAGCAAGTCGAGGCATTCGTTGAGCGGTTCATGTAA